GAATTTGTTGCCTATATTCCAGGCTTTTCCAACATAGTCGCCAACCTTCCAAAAACAATTATCTGGCATGGTTAAGAGAAGAGGATTCATTTTTCTAATGTCAAGCTTACCTTCCGTCAGATATTTTTCTTCAGTGAAGGAAGCGATAATTTCACCGATGAAAAAAATGTTTGTTTGAAGGTCTACTCTGTCAACAAGTTTGCACTCAAGACTCAATGAACATTCTGTGATCATGGGAGCCGTTTTAAGCTCCCCATAAAATATTTCGAAGACTTTTGATTTGTCTGTTGTTTTCCCTGAGACAAGTCCACAGTAATCTGTAGCTTCAACCATATCTGCACGGGGAAAGTTAACGCTGAAAGTTTTATTTTCAAAAATGCCTCGTAAGGTATGATGGACTTTGTTAACACCAACTCCTAAAAATGGAGGATCCGCATTGACCCTCGATACCCAGCCAAGTGGCATGAAGTTAGCCCTTCCTTCAACATTAGCACCCAATAACGTCACAGGATTCGGATACACAAAAGTATTCGTACCAATATTGATTTTCTCCATAGCTTAAAACCCCTACATAATAATAAGATATTTTACTATATAATTATATGGCCCTTAATCTAAAAAATCTATTTGTTGAACAATGATCCTACCTATTGTAACAAGTCACAATAGTATCTATGAGGCTCCGCAAAATTAAAAATTTTAATTATTATTAGTTATGAAATAGTTTTATATTTATAGAAATAGTATATGATTATAAGGAGGCTAGGAAAATGGACATATTCGAAGTATTATCCGCTATCTCAAAGAGAAAGAAAGCATTCATGCATAGCGGTATAAACCAACATGAAGCCTTAATGAAAGCCGAACTTGATGTATCAAAAGAATATCACATACCTTTGTTTGACATCAAAAAGTTAGTCAGAGCATGAATTAAAATGTAAAATCCCAGAAGCAGTTTCATTGCTTTTGGATGACTTTATTTCCTTCCATGGGCTTGAGACCAGACGAGTTCCA
This genomic window from Candidatus Methanoperedens sp. contains:
- a CDS encoding flavin reductase family protein, yielding MEKINIGTNTFVYPNPVTLLGANVEGRANFMPLGWVSRVNADPPFLGVGVNKVHHTLRGIFENKTFSVNFPRADMVEATDYCGLVSGKTTDKSKVFEIFYGELKTAPMITECSLSLECKLVDRVDLQTNIFFIGEIIASFTEEKYLTEGKLDIRKMNPLLLTMPDNCFWKVGDYVGKAWNIGNKFKKEKR